The Gemmatimonadota bacterium DH-78 region AGGATAATCCGGGCGCGCCGGGAGGATCAAGACGGCGCGACGCCGGATCCTCCCAGAGCCTGCAGTACGGTGATGCAGGCGACGTCGACGATGTCTTCGACCGAGGCGCCGCGCGACAGGTCGTTGCAGGGTCGTCGCAGCCCCTGCACGATCGGACCGATGGCTCCGGCCCTCCCCAGCCGCTGCACCAGCTTGTAGGCGATATTGCCGGCGTCGAGGTCGGGAAACACCAGCACGTTCGCGTGCCCGGCCAGCCCCGAGTCGGGCGCCTTGCGGGCGCCGACCGAGGGGATCAGTGCGGCATCGGCCTGAAACTCCCCGTCCGCCGCCACCTCGGGCCGGCGCTCGCGGAAGAGCGCGAGCGCTTCGCGCATGGCGTCGATGGTGTGGCCCGAGGCGCTGCCCCGGGTGGAGTAGGAGAGGAAGGCCACCTTCGGCGTGTCGCCCACGACGCGGGCGCGCGCCGTCGCCGCGGCCGAGGCGATGTCGCACAGCTGCGCCGGGGTGGGGTGCTCCACCACCGCGCAGTCGGTGAAGGTGAGGACCTCCTCTCCCTCGCCGCGGAAGTCGGGCACGATCATGTAGAACGACGACGACACCGTCTCGATGCCCTCGTCCGGCCCCACGCACCAGAAGGCGGCCCGCAGCACGCTCGCGGTCGCGTTGTCGGCGCCCGCGACCGAACCGTCCACCTCGCCCTCGGCCACCAGCAGCGCCCCGTACACGAGCGGGTCGGAGACCCGACTGCGGGCGCGCTCGATCGTCATGCCCTTGTGCGACCGCGCCTCGCGAAGGCGTTCGGCGAGCGGCTCGGAGCCCAGCTCCGGATCGCGCACCTCCACCTCGGGCACCCCGCGCTCCGCCAGTCCGGCCCGCGTGGCCTCGCCCGGACCGAGAACGATCGGCCGGACGAGTCGCTCCCGGTGCAGGATCGCGGCCGCGTCGAGGGTGCGCGCATCGTGCCCCTCGGGCAGCACGACCGCTCCGCCGCAGGCGGCCGCCCGCGACCGGAGGGTGCTGCGGAATCCGCTCACGAAGCGACCCCGTAGATGCCCTGGAGTCGCTCGAGCACCACCGGCGATACGAACGCCGACACATCGCCCCCGAGTCGGGCCACCTCGCGCACCAGCGACGCCGAGATGAAGGAGTGGTGCACGTCGGGAGTGAGGAAGACCGTCTCCACGTCGGGCGACAACTCCTGATTCATCTGCGCCATCTGGAACTCGTACTCGAAGTCGGAGACGGCCCGGAGTCCCCGGATCACCAGGTGCGCGCCGCGCGACCGGCAGAAGTCCACCAGCAGTCCCTGAAACGAGACGCAGCGGATGCGCGGCTCATCGGCGAACACCTGTCCGATGAGCTCCACCCGCTCGTCCACCTCGAAGAGCACGTTCTTCTTCTGCGTGGCGGTGTGGGCGACGGCCACCACCACCTCGTCGGCCAGGCGCAGGCACCGCCGAGCGATGTCTTCGTGGCCTCGGGTGATCGGGTCGAACGACCCGGGATACACGGCGACGAGAGGGCGGTGGATGCTCATGCGGTCGGTGCTCGTGCGTCCAGAGTGGAAAGCGTCGTGTCGCCGTACTTCCGTTGCCGAAGGCCGGGGAGGTCGGGCACGATGTCGCCGGAACGATGCTCTACCCAGAGTTGTCGCGCAAAGGGGGTGGCCGCGAACCGCTCGAGGAGGGTGGCGGCGAGCCCCGAGGCGTAGGGGGGATCGGCCACGACCAGGTCGACCGGCTCGGGCGGCGGGTCGGCATCGAGCCAGCGGATCACGTCGGAGCGGACGATGCGAGCGCGGGGTCCAGCCCCGAGCGCGGCCACGTTGGCCTCGATCACCCGCACGACGGAAGCGGCCTTCTCGACGAAGATGCAGCCCTCGGCGCCCCGACTCAGGCACTCGAGCCCCAGCGCACCCGATCCGGCGCACAGATCCCACACGCGCAGGCCGTCGAAGCGCCCCCCCATGGCCGACATCCACGATTCGCGCACCCGGTCGGTGGTGGGGCGCACGGCGCGCCCCGGAGGCGGGGTGATCCGCCGCCCGCGCCACTCTCCGGCGATGATTCTCACTCAGCGCTCCGCGCCGTCGGGCACCCGCAGGTCGAGCAGCCGGAGCTGCGGGGTGCGCCGGCCGCGATACTCGTTCACCTCGAGGTGATACACGGCGTCGACCGTGCGGCCGATCAGGCGCGCGGGGTCGTGGCGTTCGACGAGACCGAATCCGATCGCGTCGCGGGTGGCGCCCCCCTGCTCGAGCCGCAGCTTGAGGTGCCCCGTACCCACCTCGCGGGGGGTGCCGCGCACGGTCAGTCCGCAACTCCAGAACACCGGGCGGGGATTGCCCATGCCGTGGGGCCCGAGATGCCGGAAGAGGTGCGCGAGGTCGAGATCGGCCGCGGGCAGTTCGAGCTGCAGGTCGGCGCGGATCTCCGGCCGGAGGTCGGTGCCCTCCAGGTCGGCGCGGGCGACGGCGTTGAAGGCGGCGCGGAAATCGTCGATGCGGCTGCAATCGAGGTCGAGGCCGGCGGCCTGGCGGTGGCCACCGAATCGGTGCAGCAGAGCGGCGCAGCGACCGAGGGCCGCGTGCAGGTGGAAGCCGGGCACCGAGCGCCCGCTCCCCCGGGCCCGATCCCCGTTGCGCGCCAGCAGCACGACCGGGCGATGGATGCGCTCCACCACCCGCGACGCCACGATGCCGATCACCCCCGGGTGCCACCCCTCACCGTCGACCACCACGCCGAAATCGCGATCGGGATCGTAGTCGGACTCGAGGCGGCACAGCACCTCGTCGAGGGTGCGGCGGTCCTCTTCGCGGCGGGCGCGATTGACCGTCTCGGCCTTCTCGGCCAGTCGGCGGGCCTCGTCCGGATCGTGGGTCAGGAGGAGGGTGACCGCGTCGACGGGCTCGTCGAGCCGCCCCAGGGCGTTGATGCGGGGGGCCAGGCGAAAACCGACCTGGCCCGCGCCCACCTCCCCGTCGGGCATCTCCACCACCTTCATCAGCGCGCGCAGCCCGGGCCGGCGGGTGCGCTCGAGGGCGCGGAGGCCGTA contains the following coding sequences:
- the rsmD gene encoding 16S rRNA (guanine(966)-N(2))-methyltransferase RsmD; translation: MRIIAGEWRGRRITPPPGRAVRPTTDRVRESWMSAMGGRFDGLRVWDLCAGSGALGLECLSRGAEGCIFVEKAASVVRVIEANVAALGAGPRARIVRSDVIRWLDADPPPEPVDLVVADPPYASGLAATLLERFAATPFARQLWVEHRSGDIVPDLPGLRQRKYGDTTLSTLDARAPTA
- the recJ gene encoding single-stranded-DNA-specific exonuclease RecJ, yielding MTPPSTRLVAAAPRWRLPDPIDEGAARALSAELHLPLALGRMLLARGVTAGAPARAHLRPLLTALHPPESLPDLDRAADRVEAAITDGETILVHGDYDVDGIAGTALLAGWLRRLGGRVHPWVPHRLRDGYDLGPSGVARAREVGASLIVTVDCGIVAHDAVATAREAGIDVVVTDHHTPADTLPDAVAVVNPNRTDRPAPEGVLCGTGVAFKLVQLLARRRGIAFEDLLPDLDLVALATIADLVPLTGDNRVLVRYGLRALERTRRPGLRALMKVVEMPDGEVGAGQVGFRLAPRINALGRLDEPVDAVTLLLTHDPDEARRLAEKAETVNRARREEDRRTLDEVLCRLESDYDPDRDFGVVVDGEGWHPGVIGIVASRVVERIHRPVVLLARNGDRARGSGRSVPGFHLHAALGRCAALLHRFGGHRQAAGLDLDCSRIDDFRAAFNAVARADLEGTDLRPEIRADLQLELPAADLDLAHLFRHLGPHGMGNPRPVFWSCGLTVRGTPREVGTGHLKLRLEQGGATRDAIGFGLVERHDPARLIGRTVDAVYHLEVNEYRGRRTPQLRLLDLRVPDGAER
- the coaD gene encoding pantetheine-phosphate adenylyltransferase, with protein sequence MSIHRPLVAVYPGSFDPITRGHEDIARRCLRLADEVVVAVAHTATQKKNVLFEVDERVELIGQVFADEPRIRCVSFQGLLVDFCRSRGAHLVIRGLRAVSDFEYEFQMAQMNQELSPDVETVFLTPDVHHSFISASLVREVARLGGDVSAFVSPVVLERLQGIYGVAS
- the pta gene encoding phosphate acetyltransferase translates to MSGFRSTLRSRAAACGGAVVLPEGHDARTLDAAAILHRERLVRPIVLGPGEATRAGLAERGVPEVEVRDPELGSEPLAERLREARSHKGMTIERARSRVSDPLVYGALLVAEGEVDGSVAGADNATASVLRAAFWCVGPDEGIETVSSSFYMIVPDFRGEGEEVLTFTDCAVVEHPTPAQLCDIASAAATARARVVGDTPKVAFLSYSTRGSASGHTIDAMREALALFRERRPEVAADGEFQADAALIPSVGARKAPDSGLAGHANVLVFPDLDAGNIAYKLVQRLGRAGAIGPIVQGLRRPCNDLSRGASVEDIVDVACITVLQALGGSGVAPS